The Deltaproteobacteria bacterium genomic interval TTTCACAAAAGGGCCGGAGTTCTCGTCCGTGACGTCAAGAATAATCGCCGCGGAAGCTTCCCCCGGGTTTAATCCGTCCCGGTCGACATCGAAAGGGCGCGCGGGTTTCGAGCTCAGGGCTTTCAACGCCAGGAACCCGGTGACGATAAACGCGCTCAGGATGTCGACGCCCACTACCAGGGCGCGATCGCATCGACCCGAGGACAGATGATCCGCCGCCAGGGCTATGGCCACGGCGCCGGAAGCGCAGGCGCTGGAGACCGCCTGCACGGTTCCGCTTATGTTCAGCGTCCGCGCCAGCAATCCGGCCAGGTCCGAGGGAGTGACCATGCATTCATCTCCGGATCTCTTTCGATGCAGGCAAAACCGTTCCACTGCGGATATGGGGCCTTTGGTCGTGGAAAGGAACAAAGCGACACCGGGTCCCTCGAGATCTCCGGGCGACAGGTTCGCCGTACGCAAAGCCTCTTCGATGGCGATACCGGCGAGGAAGGCGGCGCGGTTTCCATCCCGGCCCAGTCCGTTGAATGCCTGCAGCCGATCGACGGCGTCCGGAACCTTACCCACGACCAGTTGTGGGAGACCTTCGTTTTCGAAACCGGAAAACGGCGAGACCGCCGGACGCCCTTCTTCAATCCCTTGCCATAAGGACTGAACTCCGGCCCCATAGGGAGTCACCGCGCCGCTACCCCGAATGCGAACCGCCGGCGATTTCAAGATGAGCCATCCAGACGCAAGAAAGTATTCCGATAGGGTGTGAATTCCCAGAGGGGTCCTATCCGGCCTTTTCCGCGAAGAGTTTGCAGTCTCGATTGGAGCTTTGGGAACTCGTCCGGGAAGATCCAGTTGGCGCGCCCTGCCGTCATGGATCGCACCATCCGCTCGAGGGCCGCGGGATCGGCGCTGCGGGAAACGTAGAATTTGGGATCGAGCAAGCTTTCACCGGGAAGAATCAAGCCTTCCTCCTCGGCCAACCGGGCGATTTCCGTACCGGGGAATATACGTATGCCGAGATAAGGCATGATCACGGAGTGCGTAAAACGGAGCGCCAGAGACACCGTCTCCCCGGCCGTTTCCATGGTTTCTCCCGGGCCTCCGAAAATAAGATAGTGACACACGTGGAGTTCGTTTTTTTGTGCGGCTTCGTCGGCTTCGAGCACGTCCTCCGGACTGAACGATTTGTCGTAAGACCGGCAGGTGTCATTGGCGAGCGTATCCGTTCCGAACTCCACGTGAGTGAGGCCTGCTCGTTTCAGGAGTCCGAAGTCTTCGGTCCTCAGTCCTCTGGGAGCGAAAAAGGCCCCCCATTTGATGTTCAATCCCTCTTCGATGAAACGCTCGGCCAAGGTCAGGACGTGAGAACGGGATGCATTGAACACCGAATCCGCGAAGAACACGTAGCGCGCCCCCCCGCGCGCCAGGCCTTTCAAATCGTCCAGAACCTGTTCGACAGGAAATGCGATCAGCGTTCGTCCCTCGAGTTTGGGATAGGTGCAATACGCGCACCTGAAGGGGCAACCCCGCTGCGTCTGCGCGTTGGCCATGCCCGACTGATCCAGGTAATATTGGAAGATATCGGGGTCTCGCCGCGGCAGGTTCCCGGGCGGGCATTTGGGGATCGCCCGGGTACTGGAATTTGCCGGCGCGTCCCTGTAGAGTACATCCGACGTGCTTTGGGGCGTTTCCCGGCCGGTCAAAGCGCCGATCACGCCTTCAATGATCTGTTCTCCTGCGCCGATAACCCCCGCGTCGGCTTCGGTGATGCGGAGGATCTCCTCCGGGAATAGAGAGTAGCCGCTGCCGCCGAGCACCAGGGGAGCCGAAATCGTCTGTTTAATGCGGCGTATCAGATCGAAGACCTCAGGAAGATAGGTTTTGGGGGTCAGCCGATCCACGTTGTCCACGTTTCGGACGGTTACACCTACAACATCGGGACGGACCTCGAGGATCCGAAGGAGCGCGGATTCACCTCCGCCGGCCAGAAGGTCCGAATTCAAAGACAGGAGGAGAACCTTACTTGTGCTGGACTGCATAGGGCCCTGGGGTCATTGTGTTTGATGGGGTCCGGAACTCGACTCCAAGCGTCGGCGGTAATGAAAAACAAAAAGACAGGTAGAACAAAAGCAGAGAAACTGTCAAGCAGTGGCGGTGTAGCCGAGTTTGACCAATGAAAAGTAACTACTTGACAGGATATCCCCTGTGAGGTAACGGAATCAAACATCGATTCGGCAATGAGGTCTGCCTTAAACCGCCCTTACTAAAGGGATGATGACTTCTACCTCGAGACGGCATTGGGGTAGGAGGGCGTGAACCCTACCCCACCTGAACCCGCGGGTGGGTTTTTTTGTTTAGATGCCCTGCAAGGTCACCACCCGGCAGGGCTTTTTTTGATTGGAGGTCTTCGCATGGCCATCAGTGTCGCGTTTATCATCCTGTTCGGATTGCTCGGCGATTATCTGTTCCGCCGTATGAAACTGCCCGGCCTGGTGGGCATGTTGCTCGTGGGAATACTCATCGGACCTTACCTGCTGAATCTCATATCTCCCGAGATGATGACGGTTTCAGGGGATTTTCGAAAGATCGCCCTTATCGTGATCCTGCTTCGAGCCGGTTTCGAGCTGCACCGCGATACCCTCAATCGGGTTGGGATGGCCGCATTGACCATGAGCGCCGTGCCGGCGATCTTCGAGATTGTCGGCGTCTTGCTGGTGGCTCCCCGGCTCCTGGGAATAACCTATCTGGAAGCGGGCATCCTCGGCGCCATCCTGGGCGCGGTTTCTCCTGCCGTGGTGGTTCCTCTGATGATCGATTTCATGGACAGGGGGCGTGGAACAAAGAAGGGCATTCCAACCCTCCTCCTCGGAGCCTCCAGCGTGGATGACGTTTTCGTGATCGTCATATTTACTTCGTTATTGGCCATGTACGGGGGTGGAGAGGTAAATCTCTGGATGAATCTCATGGAGATTCCATTGAGCATCATACTAGGAATCGTTGCGGGTCTTATTCCGGGCTACCTCCTCTATCGGTTTTTCATGAAATACGACTGGCGCCCACCCAAGCGGACCATCATAGTCTTGGGAACGGCTATCTTCCTGACCTGGTTGGAAACGTACATGGAGCACCGCGTCCCCATCGCAAGCCTGCTGGGTGTCATGGCCATCGGCTTCGTAATCCTGGAAAAATCCGAGGCCATTGCTCATATAATCTCGCAAAAGCTAAAAAAACTCTGGGTGTTTGCCGAACTTCTCCTCTTTGTCCTGGTGGGCGCCCAGGTCAACATTCAAGTCGCCTGGAAGGCCGGGCTGGCGGGTATGGCCGTCATCGCCGTGGGCCTCATCTTCAGAAGCGTTGGTACCTATGTCTCTCTTTTCGGTACGGATCTGAGCACCAAAGAGAAGCTTTTCTGCGTGGTGGCCTATGTCCCCAAGGCCACCGTCCAGGCCGCCATTGGAGCGATACCGCTGGCCGTGGGGGTGGCTTCGGGTGAAGTCATTCTGGCCGTGGCCGTGCTTTCCATACTGATCACCGCACCTATTGGCGCCCTCGGCATCATGATCCTGGGCGACAGGATCCTGGACCACGGTGAACGTTCCTCGTATAGGTTCAGGGAACTCCGGGAAAGCCTCGGACTTCCCCGGGTAGGGGAACGGGTCAGGAGCAAGCAATTCGATACTGTCTGGAAAGTCATCGAAGAGAAAGAGACCTGGATCGAAGCCCTGAAAACGCCGGCGAAAGAGAAGGAGCAGGATTCCAAACAATTGGATCCCGCCATATACCTTCGCTACTGGCGCGAAGCTGCGGGAAAGGAACCCGGCACGGGCAAGACCCGGTCCTACCGCTATAGTCAGACTGACCCCAGTTTCCACGAACACTGGGAGATTCTCTACGATTGGTGATCCGACACGAAGAAATCACCAGATCGGCGGAGAATAAATGGAACTGGTGAGACGCTCCTCCTCGAGCACCTTGTTCGCCTGGGCAACCGAGGCGCCACGATGCACGATTTCTCCGATGGCTTTCACCATGTTCCCCGGTTTCTCGTACTGGAACACGTTTCGTCCGACGCTGACTCCATGGACTCCCGCGGACATGGCGTCGTTCACCATGGACAGGAGGTGGGTGGGGTCATCCATTTTTTCACCGCCCAGAACGATGACGGGCGCCGGCGTGGACGCCACAATGTCGCGGAGGCGCTCTTTCGAGCCGGGGTAGGGAACGCTTACCATGTCCGCGCCCAGCTCGGCGGCGATGCGGGCTCCACGGCTGATGAGTTCCACGTTGCCGTTTCCACTGTTGTTTACCGGGAATACGGTAACCAGCACCGGCATACCCCAATCCATGGCTACGCGCGTGATGTTGCCCAGGGTTTCCAGCGTGCGGTTTTCTTCTTTGCCGCCCACATGCAAACGTGCCCGAACGCCGTCCGCGCCCATCCTCAATGCTTCCTCCACGGAGCATACCTGCACTTTGGCGGATTGTTCGGACCCGCCCGTAAGGTGGACAACGAGGCCGATGTCGCGACCCTTTCCGCGATGCGCCCGAGGCACCACGCCTTTGTTGAGCACGATGGCGTTGGCTCCCGCCAAGGATACCATGTCAATGGCGTTCTGAATGTCTACGATCCCCTCGATCGGTCCCATACCCACACCGTGGCTGAGTGGAACGATAACGGTCTTGCGGGTATTCCTGTCACTCATTCGCTCCATTCGAACGCGTTTTCCCAATAGCATCGTCTTACTCTCCCTTATCGGTTAATGAGAAGGTCTTCCGGCAGGTTCGATGAGTCGCCTTTTCGAAATGCCGGAACCCTGTCCGCCTCGTCAAAATCAAAAAGCCGTGGACGCTGATTAACGCCCACGGCCGAAGATGTCCTCTCCAAACGACAGCCTATGGGCATGGCCCTCCGCTAAAATAATAAAAGTAAAAGCGTCGAACCGTCCCGATGTCGTTCATGGAAACCACTCCAAAAAAGAATGGATGTATGATAGACGTATCGTAGAAAAGGCGCTTTCCTTTGTCAACGGTTTATTTGATTCGGAATCGGCCTGCAGGAGCTTTTTTCCAGGCGTGTGTCTCCGGAACGGACGTTTCGGGTGAGCGGTTCGGGAAAAGGAGAAAAACCATGTGGATGATCACCAGGAAAGGTTTTTTTTGTCTTGGAGTAACGGACGAGACTCCCGAAAACAAAATCGAGGTACGGGCCCGAAACCGGTCGGACATGGAACGACTGAAACAGCTCTGTCCCAGTGTTCAAGACATCGAAGTATACGACGGCCCTCTGAAAGGGAGCGATTTCCGATTCAAAGCCCTAGCGGACCGCAGGGAACTCGAGGAATACGCGGTCCGGTCGGTGCGAGGGGTGGACTACGATCGTTTCGAGAAAACGGTGGACCGGGAAACCAACGACCCGGCTCGCACGAAGGCGTATGTATCCTGCCGGCACGCGCTCTTCCTGTGGCAGGAACAGGAGTTTCTTCCCTGAGCGGAAATTGGCGCCTTATCAGGCTGTTGAAAAACGCGATCTGCGGTCACGCCAACGGCGTGACGCTTCATCCCTCGTCACTGCGACGTACTCTATGTACGCCTTCATTTCTCGGGATTTGCGCGCCTTGCATCTCATCGTTTTTCAACGGCCTGTAATAACCCGGCTTCTTCAACGGGCTGTTATGAATGTGCAGTGTCTTGGAGACATCCCGGGATAGGGGAGGGTAGGGCGGAATGCGTGGAGGTGAGCCGTAATCATGGATTCGGGTGTGTGGCGAACGGCCGGTACAGTGGCCCTCTGGGTGTTCGGCGGGTACCTGGGCATGGTGCTGTTGGTGTACTTTGTCCAGTCCCGCCTGATCTATTTTCCCGAAAAGACCCTGGCGGCCACTCCGGAATCGGTCGGGCTGAGTTTTGACGCCGTGTCTTTTCGTACGGAGGACGGTGTTGTGTTGTCCGGCTGGTTCGTTCCGGCCCGACCGTGCAAGGGCGTGCTTTTGTTCTGCCACGGAAACGCGGGCAACATTTCCCACCGGCTCGAATCCATCCATCTTTTTCACAGACTGAATCTGAGCACCTTTATTTTTGATTACCGGGGCTACGGCTCGAGCGAGGGGCGGCCGTCGGAGCGGGGCACGTATCTCGACGCCCTGGCCGCCTGGAACTATGTCGAGCATCGGAAAGCCTGCGCATCCGGGGACATCATTGTGTTCGGGCGGTCCCTGGGGGCCTCGATCGCCGCCTGGTTGGCCAAGGAACGCGACCCCGCGGCGTTGATCGTCGAATCCGCTTTTACTTCCATTACGGACCTGGGAGCGGATCTCTATCCGCACCTGCCGGTACGGCTGCTCTCACGCTATCGCTACGAAACCATCTAGTACCTCCGCGAGGTCCGGTGTCCCGTACTGGTCGTGCACAGCCGTTCGGACGAAATCATTCCGTTTCAGCACGGACGCCGGCTGTTCGACGCGGCCAATGCGCCCAAAGCGTTTCTCGAAATCCACGGCTCCCATAACGACGGGTTCCTGGTTTCGGGAGACACGTACGTGGAAGGGATACGAAATTTCCTCGCCTCGCATAGGAGGTACTGAGTCCGTATTGCAGCAGATCGAATCGTGTTCGCGTATTTACACCGATAAAATTACGAATTTGATGAGTTATAGAAGTATATTATTGCCTGTCAGCTCCTATAAACAGAAAAGGAAGGTATGATTGTGGATATTGCAAACATTTATGAGAAATTCGATAAAATTGGCTGCCTTACCTTTGCCACCATTGACCAAGGCGTTCCTCAGACACGTATTGCCCACCTGTTTGCCCACGATAATGAAGGATTATATTTTCGAACCATGATCACCAAACCTTTTTATGCGCAATTGACAAAGACGGGAACGGTATCCATCTGTGGCATGTTTCCCAAGACCTCCGTCACTCATAATGAACAAGGAATGCCTTATTTTTCACCGGGATATACCATCCGAGCGACCGGCGATGTTAAAGAAATCGCTTTTGAGACACTCAAAGGAAAAGCCGCCGGCAACGAAATGTTTATGCTCGGCGTAAAAGACATTGAAAAGTATCCGGCCATGACCACCTTTTGTCTATATAGTGGTTGGGGGGAAGTATACGACTTCGATTTCGAAATGGAGCACCGCTCGCATAAATTACTGCGTACCGGTTTTTGTTTTGGCGGCAAGCATATCCCGTTTAGAGGGGTTCG includes:
- a CDS encoding beta-ketoacyl-[acyl-carrier-protein] synthase family protein; amino-acid sequence: MKSPAVRIRGSGAVTPYGAGVQSLWQGIEEGRPAVSPFSGFENEGLPQLVVGKVPDAVDRLQAFNGLGRDGNRAAFLAGIAIEEALRTANLSPGDLEGPGVALFLSTTKGPISAVERFCLHRKRSGDECMVTPSDLAGLLARTLNISGTVQAVSSACASGAVAIALAADHLSSGRCDRALVVGVDILSAFIVTGFLALKALSSKPARPFDVDRDGLNPGEASAAIILDVTDENSGPFVKGWGLSNDAHHITGPDRHGSGLAHAIRAALNDADTTPDRIGALVAHGTGTVFNDAMEMRAIEAVFSPTIPPVCGIKGAVGHSFGAAGLVEAALAVEMLRRRKVPNTLGHGRCEEEGFRFRGAPLEQDRILSSNSGFGGVNAAVVIGKDDSWPL
- a CDS encoding radical SAM protein, translated to MQSSTSKVLLLSLNSDLLAGGGESALLRILEVRPDVVGVTVRNVDNVDRLTPKTYLPEVFDLIRRIKQTISAPLVLGGSGYSLFPEEILRITEADAGVIGAGEQIIEGVIGALTGRETPQSTSDVLYRDAPANSSTRAIPKCPPGNLPRRDPDIFQYYLDQSGMANAQTQRGCPFRCAYCTYPKLEGRTLIAFPVEQVLDDLKGLARGGARYVFFADSVFNASRSHVLTLAERFIEEGLNIKWGAFFAPRGLRTEDFGLLKRAGLTHVEFGTDTLANDTCRSYDKSFSPEDVLEADEAAQKNELHVCHYLIFGGPGETMETAGETVSLALRFTHSVIMPYLGIRIFPGTEIARLAEEEGLILPGESLLDPKFYVSRSADPAALERMVRSMTAGRANWIFPDEFPKLQSRLQTLRGKGRIGPLWEFTPYRNTFLRLDGSS
- a CDS encoding sodium:proton antiporter → MAISVAFIILFGLLGDYLFRRMKLPGLVGMLLVGILIGPYLLNLISPEMMTVSGDFRKIALIVILLRAGFELHRDTLNRVGMAALTMSAVPAIFEIVGVLLVAPRLLGITYLEAGILGAILGAVSPAVVVPLMIDFMDRGRGTKKGIPTLLLGASSVDDVFVIVIFTSLLAMYGGGEVNLWMNLMEIPLSIILGIVAGLIPGYLLYRFFMKYDWRPPKRTIIVLGTAIFLTWLETYMEHRVPIASLLGVMAIGFVILEKSEAIAHIISQKLKKLWVFAELLLFVLVGAQVNIQVAWKAGLAGMAVIAVGLIFRSVGTYVSLFGTDLSTKEKLFCVVAYVPKATVQAAIGAIPLAVGVASGEVILAVAVLSILITAPIGALGIMILGDRILDHGERSSYRFRELRESLGLPRVGERVRSKQFDTVWKVIEEKETWIEALKTPAKEKEQDSKQLDPAIYLRYWREAAGKEPGTGKTRSYRYSQTDPSFHEHWEILYDW
- a CDS encoding fructose-bisphosphate aldolase (catalyzes the reversible formation of fructose 1,6-bisphosphate from glycerone phosphate and D-glyceraldehyde 3-phosphate), giving the protein MLLGKRVRMERMSDRNTRKTVIVPLSHGVGMGPIEGIVDIQNAIDMVSLAGANAIVLNKGVVPRAHRGKGRDIGLVVHLTGGSEQSAKVQVCSVEEALRMGADGVRARLHVGGKEENRTLETLGNITRVAMDWGMPVLVTVFPVNNSGNGNVELISRGARIAAELGADMVSVPYPGSKERLRDIVASTPAPVIVLGGEKMDDPTHLLSMVNDAMSAGVHGVSVGRNVFQYEKPGNMVKAIGEIVHRGASVAQANKVLEEERLTSSIYSPPIW
- a CDS encoding 4Fe-4S binding protein, which produces MDIANIYEKFDKIGCLTFATIDQGVPQTRIAHLFAHDNEGLYFRTMITKPFYAQLTKTGTVSICGMFPKTSVTHNEQGMPYFSPGYTIRATGDVKEIAFETLKGKAAGNEMFMLGVKDIEKYPAMTTFCLYSGWGEVYDFDFEMEHRSHKLLRTGFCFGGKHIPFRGVRITEDCIACGECLERCSFKAIYQQDEKYMIDHARCDVCGDCYTICPTGAVEIVIDAPPK